The genomic window AGCTCATTAAAGAACAGCTTCTGGTGAACATTTCCGGGCCCCACGATCTTTTCATCAAAAACCGTGATCAGATGCTTCAGCCGCTCCTTCAGTCCCTTATCATTCCACACCCCCAGCAGCGAAGTATAAGCCTCCAGCACATGAAGGTGGGTGTTCATCGTCTTCCTCTCGTTCATATCCTTCTCGCTCAGCCGGCTGTCAGATATCTCACCCCAGCTCCGGGAAAAAGCCTCAAGGTAACCGCCATGCGTGCCTTCTGCACACTTCTCCTCAATAAGCCGGTACAGCCGGATGGCGGCATCCAGCACCTCCTGCCGGCCGCAGGCCCTGTAATACTCGGCAAAGGCGTAAATCACAAATGCCTGTGCATATGTCTGTTTCTTCGTGTCAAGCGGATTACCTGACTCGTCAACGGTCCAGAAATATCCTCCAAAACTCACATCGGCAAATCGTGTGGCTATATAGTCCCAGGCCCTGAGGGCCAGGTCCATGTAGTCGTAACGTTTGTCATGATTATAAACGGCGGCGAAGGTCCACAGCATTCTCGCGTTAAGTATAAGTCCTTTGGGCTCGCCGGGCAGGGGATTTCCTTCCTGGTTCACAGCACCCAGGAATCCTCCGTTAACCCTGTCGGCCATCCTTTTGCCCCAGAAAGGCAGCAGGTTGTTTTCAAGCTCCTGCAATGCAAAATCGCGAAGCTCCGCTATGACATTTTCAGCCGGGGGCCGTTTTCCGCTAACGTCCGCTGAACCTTTATCTTCACTGCCACCTGCAGTGGTTCTTTTCCTGCCGCTCACATTCCCGGAATTATCCATCCAGCCTGACTTTCAATTTACACTGTACATATCAGGCAGATCCTCCAGGAAAGCGGTAAACGGATCGTCCCTGAACTTTTTGAAATCGGGTACGCTGGGGTGGCCGGGGTAGGGAGCGAAATGGTGCACGTAACTGCCTTCACTCATCCAGTTCTCGTTTCTCCATACAAGCACCCAGGCCATGTGCCTTGCAACAGGATCATTCTTTATCGGGTCAAGTATGTTCCTGGTCCACCAGTCCGCCTGCAGTATCATATTGTAGCCCGTCTCCGTGAGCGCGGCAACCTTGTCCATCTCCCGGGCAAGCTCAACCACGATCCTCATCTGATCTATGGCGAGCGGCACTCCCTCTTCGGTGCGCAGGTCATGGTAGTTGTCAAATCCCAGCACATCAACATATTCCACCCCGGGAAAGCGCTCCATGTACCTCTCCCTGGTGCGGAATATATCGGGCGAATAGCTGAACAGCAGGTTGGTGCAGCCGCGCTCCTCAGTCAGGTAATGATGGGTAAAACGCCACAGCTCGATGAACTCTTCCCTGGAACTGGGACCTGTACCCCACCAGAACCAGCCGCCTGTATGCTCATGGTACGGCCTGAAAACGACCGGCACGGGCGTGCCATCAGAAGTTCTCAGGTTGAGAAAGAAATCAGCTACCAGGTCGAGCCTTGACCTGAAGTGTTCATGCCGCTCTCCACCTGGCAGAATGTGCCTGACAGCCTCGGAGGTATCCCACGCGCTTCCGCCCGTTGCCGGGTTGTCCTCATGCCAGCTCACCGTGTTGATCCCGCCCCTTTCATATACCTCGATCATCCATTGTCGCATCAGATCAAAACTAACAGAATCGATATTCTGGTCACGCCCTATCTTGCCCAGGTCCCATCCGAAAACTGCCGGATATGACCCGATGGCGTCATGAACATCAGACCTGAACTCCTCACCATCGATTTCGGCATCCCAGCCACCCACCTCATGATCGTGGCCAATCCCGTAGGCAACGGCATCCTGGTGCCCGAACATCATCCGCTCACCGGCCATCTGTTTAAGATTATAATAAAGAGCTCTGGTCTCTTGGGTCGCATTGGGGTTTGACACAAAGAGATCGTCAAGGGGGTCGGGCGACTTGCACGAAAAAGCAGCCAGCACAGCCATGCAAAACGTAACGGTATATCTTAACAGGGTTATCATAAGCTTAGGTTTTAGAAACAGCCAAATTATAAAAAATTCTCCGTTCAGCATCAAGCCGGCCCGGGAATAATTTCTGTTCTGGCATCAACCCGGCCCGTGAATAATCCCGGTTATGGCATAAACCCGCCTGTGAATAATCCCGGTTAGGGCACCAACCCGCCTGTGAATAATTTTTCTTAAGCACTGCCGGCGTAACTTCTCTGATCAATTAAAAACTTTTGTTTTGCTATATTTACACGATCGAAGATCTGAAAAATGGGGAGACTGAACCTTTATCCGGGGGCACTGCTGCTGGCAGCGCTAACCTGCATTCTTGCAGTCCCGCCCGATGCTGCGGCCCAGCCGGGCGGCACGGCCACATGGGAGTTCCTCAACCTGACCAATTCGGCCAGGGTGGCGTCACTGGGCGGGAAGAACATTACGCTGCGTGACGGCGACCTCAACCTGGCGTTCCATAACCCGGCGCTTCTAGACAGCACCATGCACCAGGACCTCCTGCTCAACTATGTCAACTATTACAGCGACATTAACTTCGGCTACGCATCATACGCTTTCCACCAGGGGAGGCTTGGTACCTTTGCCGGCGGCATCCATTACATTAACTACGGAAGCTTCCTCGAAGCCGACAAGACGGGAGTGATAACAGGCAACTTCACCGCCTCTGAAAACTCGGTCAACATCTCCTGGGCAAAGGCAATTGACAGCCTTTTCACAGCCGGCGCCGCACTCAAGACCATCAACTCCTCTTTTGAGCAGTACCGGGCATTCGGCGTGGCCATCGATGCAGGGATTAACTACTACAACCCCGCCCACCTGCTTTCGGTATCCCTGGTGATGAGGAACCTGGGCACACAGCTCACCACGTGGTATCCCGGCGGCGAACGGGAGGACCTTCCGTTCGAGTTGCAGCTCGGAGTGTCAAAACAGCTGGAGCATGCACCTTTCCGCCTGTCGGCGGTCTACCAGCACCTCCAGGATTTCAATCTTGATACACCTAAGAGAGAAGGCAGCAGCGAGCCTGCAGGGACGTCCTTTTCCGCGAAAGCGGGACAAATTGGAAATGAGCTGCTGAGGCACATGATAATAGGTGTTGAATTCCTGCCAATGCAAAGCCTCACGATACGGGCGGGCTACAACAACCTCCGCAGGCACGAGATGAAAATTGACCAGCGGGTGTCGACGGTCGGCTTCTCCTGGGGTTTCGGGGTCAGGCTCAACCGGTTCAGGATTGATTTCGGACAGTCGCGGTACCACCTGGCCGGCTCGTCCCATCACTTCTCTGTCACAGCCAGCCTGGGCTCCTTCTACAGCCGGCAGTAAAGCAGCCTGAAGGCAGGGAGCCCCCACCGGGGTGATCCCTGCACCCTTTCCCATGGTGATCACTGCACCCTTTTTCCTGGTGATCCCTGCACCCTTTTTCCTGGTGATCCCTGCACCCTTTCCCTTCTTCAAGGCGAAGGGAACCGGGCCGTCATCCATTGCAGGAAATTGATTACTTTTACAACTGTTATGGATAAAAAAAAGCTCATTATTGCCGTCGACGGACACTCATCCTGCGGCAAAAGCACCTTTGCCAAAGCCATCGCCGCAAGGATGGGTTATCTCTATATTGACAGCGGCGCCATGTACCGGGCTGTCACGCTGGCCTTTATCGAAGAGGGGGTGATCAAAGGCGATACACTGGATGAAGAGGCGCTCGGCCGGCTCCTCGACAATATCACTGTCGACTTCAGGCCTGCCGGCAGCGGTTCGGCGGCTGAGACATACCTCAACGGGATTAATGTAGAGAAAAGGATTCGGGGACTCGAGGTGGCCTCCAGTGTGAGCCTGGTAAGCACATCGGCCATGGTAAGGCGAAAGATGGTGGCCCTGCAGCAGGAGATGGGAAAGGACAAGGGCATTGTGATGGACGGACGCGATATCGGTACGGTGGTGTTCCCCGATGCCGACATTAAGATCTTTCTTACAGCGTCGGCCGACATAAGAGCCGGCAGGAGGTACAAAGAGCTGATAGAGAAGGGGGAAAATGTCAATTTCGATGAGATAAGGGAAAACATTCTCAGGCGCGATCAGATTGACAGCACAAGAAAGGAGAGTCCCCTGAAAAAGGCCGCCGACGCCGTTGTGCTCGACAATTCACACATGACCCCCGATGAGCAGATGGTGTGGTTCGAAAACCTCCTGTCAGAAAGGGGAATGATATAAAGGCGGACTGCTCCCGGCACAGCCCTGGACCTGCCACCGGCAGGACCGGCAGCGCCGGAAGCACCGGAAGCGCCGGAAACATCGGCAGGACTGGCAGCACCGGGTACACTGGAACCACCGGCAGCGCCGGAAGCGTTGGCAGGACTGGCAGCACCGGGTACACTGGAACCACCGGCAGCGCCGGAAGCGTTGGCAATACCGGCAGACCCCGGATTGGATTTTAAAACGGAATTATGGTTGTTACGATAGATCCCTCTTCAGGTTTTTGTTTCGGCGTCAGACGCGCCATTGAGCAGGCTGAGGATCTCCTTGACAGGGAAGGGAAGCTTTACTGTCTCGGCGACCTGGTGCACAACAAGGCCGAGATGCAGAGGCTGGAGCGGCGCGGCCTCACAAGCATAGACCACTCAGCAATGGAGAAGCTCAGGGAGGCGCCCCTGCTCTTCAGGGCCCACGGCGAACCGCCTTCATCATACGATCTTACTGGCAGGAACAGGCTGTCACTTACCGATGCCACATGCCCCATTGTCAAAAAACTGCAGGAAAAGGTCAGGAAGGCATGGATGGAGATGAAGGAGAAGGGCGGACAGTTAGTGATATTCGGAAACCCCGGCCACCCCGAAACAATCGGACTGCTGGGACATACAGAAGGAGGAGCGGTGATAGTACAGGAGGCCGGGAACATTGAAGCTGTAAACCCCGCACAGCCCGTTACCCTGTTTTCCCAGACAACCAGGAATCCCGACGAATACCGCCGGCTTGCCGGGAACATTGAAGCGAAAATGAAGGAGCACTTCCCGGGCGGGAATGTTCCTTTAAAAGTGCATAATACAATTTGCGGGCAAATATCAGGCCGTACGCCCCGCATCAGGAAATTCGCCGCATCGCGCGATGTGATCGTCTTCGTGGGCGGCAGCCAGAGCTCCAACGCCAAAGTGCTCTTTGGCCAGTGCAGGGAGGTGAACCCCAGGAGCTGGTTCGTGACCGGCGCTTCGGAGATTAAGCCAGAATGGTTCGAAGATGCAGGTTCGGCAGGTGTTTGCGGCGCCACATCGACACCCCGGTGGCTTATGGAAGAGGCGGCAGAAAGGATCAGAGAACTGACCGCAAAGAAATAAGCCGGGATGCCGGCCCTGAAACAGCAGTATCAACCCGAAACCAATATCGATGTAATAATTTAACCTGACCAGTCCGCGCAGAAATATGCAACAGCACCCCGATAGTAATCGTGACACCCCAAACGGCACCAACCGGCTTTACGCCGATATGCTGCTGCCACTACCCCTGCCGGGCACCTTCACCTACTCGGTCCCCAACCACCTGGTCAACGAGGTTGCTCCCGGCAAACGGGTAACCGTGCCGTTCGGCAAACGGGGCGTGCATACCGCCGTCGTCAAAGAGGTGCACAGCAGGCCTCCTGAAGGTTACGAAACAAAGGATATACTGTCGGTGCCCGATAACCACCCTGTAGTGCTGCCGGTGCAGATGAGGTTCTGGGACTGGCTGGCAGATTATTACATGTGCACCGCGGGCGAGGTGCTGAAGGCAGCCCTGCCCGGTGGTTTCAGGCCCCGGGGCGGTCCGGCGGGAGAGATAAAACCGAAAACGGAGATCTTCGTGAGCCTGCATCCGGAACTGGCCGTATCAGGCGAGGTGGACCA from Marinilabiliales bacterium includes these protein-coding regions:
- a CDS encoding N-acyl-D-glucosamine 2-epimerase, whose product is MDNSGNVSGRKRTTAGGSEDKGSADVSGKRPPAENVIAELRDFALQELENNLLPFWGKRMADRVNGGFLGAVNQEGNPLPGEPKGLILNARMLWTFAAVYNHDKRYDYMDLALRAWDYIATRFADVSFGGYFWTVDESGNPLDTKKQTYAQAFVIYAFAEYYRACGRQEVLDAAIRLYRLIEEKCAEGTHGGYLEAFSRSWGEISDSRLSEKDMNERKTMNTHLHVLEAYTSLLGVWNDKGLKERLKHLITVFDEKIVGPGNVHQKLFFNELWECRSEVISYGHDIEASWLLYEAAQAAGDPALADNVAELSLRLANGAAEGVNRFGGLTHESDGKGGTDGEMEWWAQAESVVGFLNAWR
- a CDS encoding 4-hydroxy-3-methylbut-2-enyl diphosphate reductase, which codes for MVVTIDPSSGFCFGVRRAIEQAEDLLDREGKLYCLGDLVHNKAEMQRLERRGLTSIDHSAMEKLREAPLLFRAHGEPPSSYDLTGRNRLSLTDATCPIVKKLQEKVRKAWMEMKEKGGQLVIFGNPGHPETIGLLGHTEGGAVIVQEAGNIEAVNPAQPVTLFSQTTRNPDEYRRLAGNIEAKMKEHFPGGNVPLKVHNTICGQISGRTPRIRKFAASRDVIVFVGGSQSSNAKVLFGQCREVNPRSWFVTGASEIKPEWFEDAGSAGVCGATSTPRWLMEEAAERIRELTAKK
- a CDS encoding beta-mannosidase; its protein translation is MLNGEFFIIWLFLKPKLMITLLRYTVTFCMAVLAAFSCKSPDPLDDLFVSNPNATQETRALYYNLKQMAGERMMFGHQDAVAYGIGHDHEVGGWDAEIDGEEFRSDVHDAIGSYPAVFGWDLGKIGRDQNIDSVSFDLMRQWMIEVYERGGINTVSWHEDNPATGGSAWDTSEAVRHILPGGERHEHFRSRLDLVADFFLNLRTSDGTPVPVVFRPYHEHTGGWFWWGTGPSSREEFIELWRFTHHYLTEERGCTNLLFSYSPDIFRTRERYMERFPGVEYVDVLGFDNYHDLRTEEGVPLAIDQMRIVVELAREMDKVAALTETGYNMILQADWWTRNILDPIKNDPVARHMAWVLVWRNENWMSEGSYVHHFAPYPGHPSVPDFKKFRDDPFTAFLEDLPDMYSVN
- a CDS encoding (d)CMP kinase encodes the protein MDKKKLIIAVDGHSSCGKSTFAKAIAARMGYLYIDSGAMYRAVTLAFIEEGVIKGDTLDEEALGRLLDNITVDFRPAGSGSAAETYLNGINVEKRIRGLEVASSVSLVSTSAMVRRKMVALQQEMGKDKGIVMDGRDIGTVVFPDADIKIFLTASADIRAGRRYKELIEKGENVNFDEIRENILRRDQIDSTRKESPLKKAADAVVLDNSHMTPDEQMVWFENLLSERGMI